A window of Bradyrhizobium sp. AZCC 1610 contains these coding sequences:
- a CDS encoding acetyl-CoA C-acetyltransferase: MAEAYIVAAARTAGGRKGGRLAGWHPADLAASVLDTLVDRTKVDPAQIEDVIMGCVMQAGEQSNNIARNAVMASKLPESVPATSVDRQCGSSQQALHFAAQAVMAGSMDIVIAAGVESMTRVPMGLASQLPAKNGFGHYKSPGLEAKYPNIVFSQFTGAEMMAEKYGLSKDQLDEYSYNSHQRAIAATQAGKFKDEIVPLQITRADNSTDTHHIDEGIRFDASLDGIKGVKLIAENGKHTAASASQICDGASGVLVVNERGLKSLGVKPLARIHHMTMMGGDPVIMLDAPLHATKRALEKAGMSINDIDLFEVNEAFAAVPVAWLKTTGADPERLNVNGGAIALGHPLGGSGTKLMTTLVNALKQNNKRYGLQTMCEGGGMANVTIVERL, encoded by the coding sequence ATGGCCGAGGCCTATATCGTCGCCGCCGCGCGTACCGCAGGTGGCCGCAAGGGCGGACGTCTCGCAGGCTGGCACCCGGCCGATCTCGCCGCTTCCGTGCTTGATACGCTGGTCGATCGCACCAAGGTCGATCCCGCCCAGATCGAGGACGTCATCATGGGCTGCGTGATGCAGGCCGGCGAGCAGTCCAACAACATAGCCCGCAACGCGGTGATGGCCTCGAAACTTCCCGAGAGCGTGCCCGCCACCTCCGTTGACCGCCAGTGCGGCTCGTCGCAGCAGGCGCTGCACTTCGCGGCGCAGGCCGTGATGGCCGGCTCGATGGACATCGTGATCGCTGCCGGCGTGGAATCGATGACGCGCGTCCCGATGGGCCTCGCCTCACAGCTCCCCGCCAAGAACGGCTTTGGCCATTACAAGAGTCCGGGCCTCGAGGCGAAATATCCGAACATCGTGTTCAGCCAGTTTACCGGCGCGGAAATGATGGCTGAGAAGTATGGGCTCTCCAAGGACCAGCTCGACGAATACTCCTACAACAGCCACCAGCGCGCGATCGCTGCGACGCAAGCCGGAAAATTCAAGGACGAAATCGTTCCGCTGCAGATTACCCGCGCTGACAACTCGACCGATACCCATCATATCGACGAGGGCATCCGCTTCGACGCCAGCCTCGACGGCATCAAGGGCGTCAAGCTGATCGCCGAGAACGGCAAGCACACCGCCGCCAGCGCCAGCCAGATCTGCGACGGCGCCTCCGGCGTCCTGGTGGTCAACGAACGCGGCCTTAAGTCACTCGGCGTCAAGCCGCTGGCGCGCATCCATCACATGACCATGATGGGCGGCGATCCCGTGATCATGCTGGATGCCCCGCTGCACGCCACCAAGCGGGCGTTGGAGAAGGCCGGCATGTCGATCAACGATATCGACCTGTTCGAGGTCAACGAGGCCTTCGCCGCCGTGCCGGTGGCGTGGCTGAAGACGACAGGCGCCGATCCGGAAAGGCTCAATGTCAATGGCGGCGCGATCGCGCTCGGCCATCCGCTCGGCGGCTCCGGCACCAAGCTGATGACCACGCTGGTCAACGCCCTCAAGCAGAACAACAAGCGTTACGGCCTGCAGACCATGTGCGAAGGCGGCGGCATGGCGAACGTGACGATCGTGGAGCGGCTTTAA
- a CDS encoding alpha/beta fold hydrolase: MTTLPEIPLPSSIRSRYVDGINGLRMHVLEAGFETRGRPSVLLLHGFPELAYSWRKVMPVLAAAGYHVIAPDQRGYGRTTGWDPDYDGDLASFRLTNLVRDALGLVSAFGYRSVDAVIGHDFGSSVAAWCALIRPDVFRSVVMMSAPFAGPPSLPFNTVDGPVKPATEDPLHRDLAALPRPRKHYQWYYSTREANDDMHQAPQGVHDFLRAYYHHKSADWKDNRPYPLKSWTADEIAKLPTYYVMDLANDMAATVAKEMPSSAEITANKWLPDSELAFYSAEYARTGFQGGLQWYRCGTSSVFLPELQTWSGRTIDVRSAFISGKQDWGTYQRPGVYEAMQSKACTRMIGCHLVDGAGHWVQQEKANEVSWLLVQFLRGATASA, from the coding sequence ATGACCACCCTCCCCGAGATCCCGCTCCCCTCCTCCATCCGCTCCCGCTACGTCGACGGCATCAACGGCCTGCGCATGCACGTGCTGGAAGCCGGCTTCGAGACGCGCGGTCGCCCCAGCGTGCTGCTGCTGCACGGCTTTCCCGAACTGGCCTATAGCTGGCGCAAGGTGATGCCGGTTCTCGCAGCGGCCGGCTATCACGTGATTGCGCCGGACCAGCGCGGCTATGGCCGCACCACCGGATGGGATCCGGACTACGACGGCGATCTCGCCTCGTTCCGGCTCACCAATCTGGTGCGCGACGCACTCGGGCTGGTGTCGGCGTTCGGCTATCGCAGCGTCGACGCTGTCATCGGGCATGACTTCGGCTCGTCGGTCGCGGCCTGGTGCGCGCTGATCCGGCCCGACGTGTTTCGCTCGGTCGTCATGATGAGCGCGCCGTTCGCCGGTCCACCGTCGCTGCCCTTCAACACCGTGGACGGTCCGGTCAAACCCGCAACAGAAGATCCCCTTCATCGCGACCTCGCCGCGCTGCCGCGGCCGCGCAAGCACTACCAATGGTACTATTCGACGCGCGAGGCGAACGACGACATGCACCAGGCGCCACAGGGCGTGCATGATTTCCTGCGCGCCTACTACCATCACAAGAGCGCGGACTGGAAAGACAACCGGCCCTATCCGCTCAAATCATGGACGGCGGACGAAATCGCAAAACTGCCGACCTATTATGTAATGGACCTTGCCAATGACATGGCCGCGACCGTCGCGAAGGAAATGCCATCGTCCGCCGAAATCACCGCCAACAAATGGCTTCCTGACAGCGAGCTTGCCTTCTATAGCGCCGAATATGCCCGCACCGGATTTCAGGGCGGCCTGCAATGGTATCGCTGCGGCACCTCGAGCGTGTTCTTGCCCGAACTGCAGACCTGGTCGGGCCGCACCATCGACGTGCGCTCTGCCTTCATCTCGGGCAAGCAGGACTGGGGCACCTATCAACGCCCCGGCGTGTACGAGGCCATGCAGTCGAAGGCCTGCACGCGCATGATCGGCTGCCATCTCGTCGATGGCGCGGGCCACTGGGTGCAGCAGGAAAAGGCTAACGAGGTGAGCTGGTTGCTGGTGCAATTCTTGCGAGGGGCGACGGCGAGCGCATAG
- a CDS encoding TetR family transcriptional regulator, with translation MGSPLNTSVPTRLPGGKNTTAEKLLVAASELMIERASIEVSLSDIAQKSGVNAALVKYHFGNKDGLLLALLARDAATEMSQLEYLISQPISPTAKLRLHIGGIIRAYHQFPYMNRLIHYLLHESSAEAADEVSKFFVAPLLEFHRRLLAEGVKTGEFRNIDPVLFYTSLIGACDHLFFGRHAMSRATGVGPVTDEVCREYIKHMEALICGGMLNGQMVSSE, from the coding sequence ATGGGATCACCGTTGAATACCAGCGTACCGACCAGGCTTCCGGGCGGTAAAAACACCACCGCCGAGAAGCTGCTTGTCGCGGCGAGCGAGCTGATGATCGAGCGCGCCTCGATCGAGGTGTCGCTGTCCGACATCGCGCAGAAGTCGGGCGTCAACGCGGCGCTGGTGAAATACCATTTCGGCAACAAGGACGGGCTGTTGCTGGCGCTTTTGGCGCGCGACGCCGCGACCGAGATGTCGCAGCTCGAATACCTCATCAGCCAGCCGATTTCGCCGACGGCAAAACTGCGCCTGCATATCGGCGGCATCATCCGTGCCTATCACCAGTTCCCCTATATGAACCGGTTGATTCATTACCTCCTGCACGAGAGCAGCGCGGAAGCCGCCGACGAGGTATCGAAGTTTTTTGTAGCCCCCTTGCTGGAATTTCATCGCCGGCTGCTTGCGGAAGGGGTCAAGACCGGCGAGTTCCGCAACATCGATCCGGTGCTGTTCTACACCAGCCTGATCGGTGCCTGCGACCACCTGTTCTTCGGCCGCCACGCGATGTCCCGCGCGACCGGCGTTGGTCCCGTCACCGATGAAGTCTGCCGCGAATACATCAAGCATATGGAAGCGCTGATCTGCGGCGGAATGTTGAATGGGCAAATGGTGAGTAGCGAATAG
- a CDS encoding acyl-CoA synthetase, whose amino-acid sequence MTHPSVHARTYPNKIAYQMAGTGKSITYRELDELSNQGAQLFRSLGLKAGDHIALLMENRLAFMEICWAAQRAGLYYTAISRYLTQDEIAYIVRDCGAEVFITTPKCAEQVRGLVGQPDGPLLYMMDEPEPGFRSFDKEAAAQPATPIADEVAGYDMLYSSGTTGRPKGIKKEFEGKAIDVPNPLLKTLCADMCGMSSDSIYLSPAPLYHAAPLRFNMMAITLGGTSIIMEHFDAEDFLKLVEKYKVTQSQLVPTMFVRMLKLPDEVRTRYNVSSLKGAIHAAAPCPVDVKAKMIEWWGPILIEYYAGSEGNGVTVSTSQQWLTHRGTVGRAVVGKVKILDENDAERPVGEIGTVYFADAPVFTYHNDPEKTKKAYNEKGWSTLGDVGYLDAEGFLYLTDRKSYMIISGGVNIYPQETEDILITHPAVSDVAVFGVPNEEMGEEVKAVVQPHDMSRAGKELEAELIVFCRKHLSPIKCPKSIDFEAELPRTPTGKLVKRHLRDRYWPKVAKP is encoded by the coding sequence ATGACCCACCCCTCCGTCCACGCCCGCACCTATCCGAACAAGATCGCCTACCAGATGGCCGGGACCGGCAAGTCGATCACCTATCGCGAACTCGACGAGCTTTCGAACCAGGGCGCGCAACTGTTCCGCTCGCTTGGGCTGAAGGCCGGCGACCACATCGCGCTGTTGATGGAAAACCGCCTCGCCTTCATGGAAATCTGCTGGGCGGCGCAGCGCGCAGGTCTCTATTACACTGCAATCAGCCGCTATCTGACGCAGGACGAGATCGCCTACATCGTCAGGGACTGCGGCGCAGAGGTCTTCATCACCACGCCGAAATGCGCCGAACAGGTCAGGGGCCTTGTCGGCCAGCCTGATGGCCCGCTGCTCTACATGATGGACGAGCCCGAGCCGGGCTTCCGTTCCTTTGACAAGGAAGCCGCCGCGCAGCCGGCCACGCCGATTGCGGATGAAGTGGCGGGCTACGACATGCTGTATTCGTCGGGCACCACCGGGCGGCCCAAAGGCATCAAAAAGGAGTTCGAAGGCAAGGCGATCGACGTGCCGAACCCGCTCCTGAAAACTCTCTGCGCCGACATGTGCGGCATGTCGTCCGACAGCATCTATCTGTCGCCGGCGCCGCTCTATCACGCAGCTCCCTTGCGCTTCAACATGATGGCGATCACGCTCGGCGGCACCTCCATCATCATGGAGCATTTCGACGCCGAAGATTTCCTGAAGCTGGTCGAGAAATACAAGGTCACCCAGTCGCAGCTGGTGCCGACCATGTTCGTGCGCATGCTGAAGCTGCCCGATGAAGTGCGCACGCGCTATAATGTCTCCTCGTTGAAAGGCGCCATCCACGCCGCGGCCCCCTGCCCGGTCGACGTGAAAGCAAAAATGATCGAGTGGTGGGGACCGATCCTGATCGAGTATTACGCCGGCTCCGAAGGCAACGGCGTCACCGTCTCGACCTCCCAGCAATGGCTGACCCATCGCGGCACCGTCGGCCGCGCGGTGGTCGGTAAGGTGAAAATTCTCGACGAGAACGACGCGGAGCGTCCCGTGGGCGAGATCGGCACGGTCTATTTCGCCGACGCGCCTGTTTTCACCTATCACAACGATCCCGAGAAGACGAAGAAGGCCTACAACGAAAAGGGCTGGTCGACGCTCGGCGACGTCGGCTATCTCGACGCGGAAGGTTTTCTCTATCTCACCGACCGCAAGAGCTACATGATCATTTCCGGCGGGGTGAACATCTACCCGCAGGAGACCGAGGACATCCTGATCACCCATCCCGCCGTCTCCGACGTCGCGGTGTTCGGCGTGCCGAACGAGGAGATGGGCGAAGAGGTCAAGGCCGTGGTGCAACCGCACGACATGTCCAGGGCCGGGAAAGAGCTCGAGGCCGAACTGATCGTGTTCTGCCGCAAGCATCTGTCGCCGATCAAATGCCCGAAGAGCATCGACTTCGAGGCTGAATTGCCGCGCACGCCGACCGGCAAGCTCGTGAAGCGCCATCTGCGCGACAGGTACTGGCCGAAGGTGGCGAAGCCGTAG